ATTCTTAATACATAGTGTCCTTAGAAATATAAAGGTCTTTCTTGTATACATCGTTCCTATCTACCCCATGTTTCTTAAATATGTATGATTAACAGTGTCAAGCACCATCTACAGCTAGAGACCATATCACCACTTATGATAGCCAAATTAATTCTGTTCTTCTGGGACAAAGCCCCTAaagcccagaacaggacacagaaGAGTTGATTATAAGGAATGTTTGGTCATGGGAATCTGCCTGTGGAAAGAGCATTAGaatcagaagattagggttggaagagacctcagaggtcatctagaccaaccccctgctcaaagcaggaccaaccgcaactaaatcatcctagccagagGCTTCTAAGGgccaacttgacaaagccctaaagatggagattccaccacctccccaggtaacctatttctgtgcttcaccaccctcctagtgaaatagtttttcctaatatccaacctaaacctcctccactgcaacttgagaccattgcttcttgttctatgatTTGCCACCACTAagagcagctgagctccatcctctttggaactccctttcagatacttgaaggctgctatcaaatcccccccccccccgcagactaaataagcccagttccctcagcctctccttgtaagttatATACCACAGcccactaataatttttgttgccctctgctggcctctagtttgtcaacatcctttctgtaatggggggctcaaaactggatgaaatacagtgccaaatagagggaaataatcacttcccttgatctgctggcatattgggctgcattagtaggagtgttgccattaaccttcttggcaacggGGGCACACAgctgactcatacccagcttctcatccactgtaatccccaggttcttttctgcagaactgctgcttagccagttggtcacTAGCCTGTaacggtgcatgggattcttccatcctgagtgcaggactctgcacttggtcttactgaacctcatcagatttcttttggcccaatcctccaatttgtctaggtcactctggaccctatccctatcctccagcttatctacctctccccccatcttagtgtcatctgtgaacttgctgaggatgcaatccatcccatcatccagattattaatgaagatgttgaacaaaactgccTCCAGGTCTGACCcctggggtgtgggatggggttgGGCAACCCCTTCATGTTTTGCCCCCCTGGTAAGGGTAGCCTCCCCCAGGTACGGGTTAGCTTCCCCCTGGTAAGGGTAGCCTCCCCCAGGTATCCACTGCCAACTAGACtcgccagctttctatccaccttatagtccattcattcaatccatacttttttttaacttgctggtatGAATAGTGTGGGAGACTGtaacaaaagctttactaaagttaaGATGCATTACGTCCACTGCTTtacccatatccacagagccatttaTCTCATCATATCTCCTCAGCATTCAGGAACATTGAATCCAGGCCAGAGTCTGATACCTTTTAGATCATACTGCAGAAGCTTTCTCTCTGATTAAAGCTTTTCCACCACAGCCATAACATCATTTACAACAGTTGCCACTCCCATCTTGCAAAATAAAACCTATTGCAAACAGTTTTCTATATCCTGAGAAAGGAAAAGAGCAAAAGACTTCATGAAATCTCCTAAGGATCATGCAATGCCAATTTTATTTTCCTGGGAGGTGCTCACAGCCTGGTAGGGAGGGAAATGGGGAGCAGTACAAAATCTTAGGTCAATATGAAATACTTGATTGTGTCAGCCACGTTCCCTCTTTTTAGAGTTGACTCCTTTTCAGTGCAGTTGGACTATTCACTTTATGAATTTTGATATTTTGGGTATGCAGAAAACACGTAACATGAAATGTGAATGTAAAATTAATGAATTCCAAATACtgtgtttttaaagtaaatttatgCCTCAGACCATGCCTTCTTATTAACCCTTCACATTGTCTTATGTACTCATTGAGCATCTGGATAAACGAGATGGATGTCTGAAAAGTATAATGAATGACAGCTCTTGGTGCTGATGAGCAATTGCTCCAATATACTGGGAAATGTTCAGCAAGAGCATATGATCATAGTCAAACTAGCACCAATTTACAGGCAACAGCGTTGAGAGCAGCTGTCAGATGTAATTTGAATATAGACTCTCTATATTCATCAGTTGCCCAGAAAGGACAATCTACAGGGCAGTCTCTGCAATACCCAGGTCTGAACCTAAATTGCAGCCTATAAACCTTAACTCCCAGTTATTTCTCCGAAGCCATCTGGTAAGATAATTAACATAACTGAAACCAGTTGAGGTGAGAGACTGCAAGAAAAATATCAGAAGCAGGAGGAGCTAGGAAAAACAATAGACCAGACCCTCTATTCCAGTGGTGCTCAACGTGTGGTCCCtggactatgtctaaggggttcGGGAAAGGCTTAAACTGAAAagtgactgaacagaattcatatatatgcacatatatacatacacggACAGTAGATTTGAAAAGGGTCCATGCCTCCATTTGAAATTatttaggggtccgcaaatgaacaAATGTTGGAGGCCACTGTTCTATTCTACAGTCTGAACCACAATTTACCAGTGTTAACCTGGATTTGGTTACCTTGTTACAGGGAATTTGGACTGAGCTATAGTTCTTGATGTAGGTGACTGGGCAACTGTTAGGTAACTACTAGCAATGCAAGCAGCTTCAAGCCATTCCAATTATAATCTAAATCAGCCATTCCAAACTGTAGGGCATAccccctgggggggtggggcttggaAAAGGTGGGGGACAGGGCAtggcctgctctgcctccagctctgctgcaccCCCGGCCCCAGTCTTGGCCCCAGACCATGGCTTCTGCTCCTGGTGTCAGCCTCTGTCCCTAGCCACAGCTCAGTTCCTGGCCCCAGATCCGCCCCCAGCTGTAGCCGCAGCCTTGTCCCCCTTACCCTGTCCAtgctccgctcccctcccctcccccttggcagagagaggggctgtggaaagtttggggaccactgagctaaATGATGAGATACTGTGGTGAGGGGCACATATACAAATACCAAACAGAGACAGGCATGTATGATAGTGTAAGGTCTAGTACCATTGTCTCTTAGGTAATtgcatataaaatcatgagcttaACTCGGATCAATTAACCAGTAACAGTGAGGATTGTTGCCAACTGGTGGCAATGGTGCTAATGAGGTAATTAGCTCAACAAAGGGAAGATATAAAGTTGGTAGGCAGTAAGTAGAGAGAGCTTAGAGAAGAAGTTTGATGTGGTAAATAAAGCTGGATTGAAAGCTTCTGCTAGCTGGCTGAGTTATCTTCCCCAGTGCTTGGAATCTAAAGATTGAAGGTAGGAGGCAGACTGTATATTGTGAATAAGAGACTGTGCAAATGAGCTAGGTAGTAGGGAGGCACGGGGGGGGGAGGATCTGatgggtgggtgctcagcacccaccttttttcccttcccctgcccccatcagccctggagcacccactgagtcagtgcctatgcattTAGCCCactatcctatcttccaacagtggctggtgccagatgtttgagagagagaatgaacagaacagggctgttattgagtgatccattccttgtcagttggaagtttagggacacccaaagcattgGGTTGCATGCTTGATCATCTTTACTagtagccatcgatggacctgtcctccatttaGGTTatataattcttttctgaaccaacTTGTacttctagccttcacaacatcctctagcaatgGGTTCtacaggttggctgtgcattgtgtgaaaagtacttccttctgtttgttttaaagcagcTGCCTATTAATGCTGTTAGTTAAGTGGCTTGTTCAGGATCAGGCAAGTGAGCATTAAAGTCAATACTAGAATTTGGGGATTTCTGGCCCTGAGTCCTGTGCTCAATTCACAAGACCACACCAATAAATGAAAATTCAGAAAGGTGTAAATATATTCTGGGTGGCTTATCAATATACTACCCCTAATATGTAGAGGATTGCTGTGACTTATCAAGAATTGTTGCTGATTGCTAAAAAGTTTTCAGTCCTTTCAGGACAGTTAGTTAAAGTATAAGCACTATTGTTCAGAATATACATACTTTTTCCAAGATCTGGCTAGCTGCCCTGCCCTGTTTGGTTGATGATCTCATAACATCTGGGCTTTTAGAAATAGACAACCATTCTATCAACTGTGAACCATAATTATAACAGAAACATGAAACAAAAGTAGTAGGTTTCAATTcaaaggggatggggaagaggcaggatcaTCTCCCATTTGCTTATCTCCTAACAtctttcatctcttttccaaCAGAGAAATTTAGTTGGCCAATAACATATGGAAAGGCCAATACAAAGAATTCTGATTGAATTCTCCTTTTCCTTGCCTATGGGCCTTATCCCAAAAGCACCTTGTAATGGGAGCTTGGTTTTTCTCTACTAGGTCAGAGTAACATTATGTAGCTCTTTAGAAAGTTCATCCCTATAGTGCTCAGCATAGACACTGTGAAAATGATAATCAACATTCCCCCTGCTGGCTGACTTTTTTAAAGAAGCTCAGTCATACGAGAAGTATTTGAGaaattttcaatggaaaagtTCAAGAGAGaggattttcttctctctccacaaccgcccccacccccagtatgCCCCCCCCAAACATCACCAAAactctttctcccccccaccaGACATCCAGAAAGACataattttcagttttgtgaGGAACAGAAAAGAATTTAGCTTTTAGCAGGgtttaactcccccccccccaaaaaaaaataaaaaaaagttagtcCTGCCTGAGCAGGAATTATTGTAGTCAAAGAAATATATGGTGACTCTCTAACAGTTTTCTATTgtggtttattttaaattaaattagattTGGATTAAAGCATGGAATTGAGAACGAAGTGTTCTGAATTCTTGCCCCAAGTCTGCCAATGTcgtcttttttatatataataatttTTTGAGGGAGTCATTCTGTGCCTTGttgctctcattttaaaaaatgagaagcCCACTGTGTTGGTGTGTGGGACAGTCACCCCCAGCCCCAAATAGCAACAGTGCTGTGAAAACCTGCTTCTGCAGCTCTGATTCGTGGAGTCAATGAGCATGCAGGCAACACTGGTTGAATGGAGAGAATGCAGGAAATCCTGCCCTGTTGCAAGCCCTCCTGGcaagaagtggcagccagcacagtgATAGATGTGTGCTGCACTGTGCATCTGGTAATATGAGGCAGCCTGAGATCCAGCAACTGCTAGAGGAACCAGGATCCAGAGTCAGAGCTCTGGACTGGGGTACCATAAGCTAGCATCAAACCCTCCATAGGGATCAGCCAGAGCTCAATGGTAAACGGATTCCCTTGATCATTGACTGACGGACTCTGGGAAGACATGTTGCTGATTAAGGTGACTGTCACTGATAAAATAGGTGGTTCTTTGAGTAGtggttcatgtcaattccaatcaggtgtgtgcatgccagCCAGAAAACTTTTCCCTTAGCACCATCCATCAGATCggcctgggcgccccctggagttgtGCCTTCATGGTGCTCAACATAGAACCCTGCCAACCCACCAcccccttagttccttcttaccaccagtgacagGTGGAATAACTTGTTGCTCTTGCTTTGCAAGCATGTTTGGGCAGTGTCCACTCTTCGAGTTTATAGTTTTTCAGTTTACAAGTGTTAGTTTAGTATTAGTAGTTAGGTCATAAGTTTCCTTTTGGGGGTCCTCCACCAATGTTTACCTCCCCCACAGCACTGGGGTATGCCCTGGTCCTCAGTTTTCAAACTCTGAGAGTACTATGGAAAATGTGTTTTGAAGAGTGACCTGCACTCTTTCTGTGTGTAGTGTCTCAGGGAGAGCCACCAGAACGAGAGGTGCAGAATTTGCAAAGGATTTTGCCCTAGGACCTTAAAAGACTAGGAGCAAAGGCTCAAAATCCTTCTCTTGGAGGCAGCGTCCCAGCCACAACCTGACCCGGGGTCAACAGAACCCATGCCCAGCACCTCCTCATTGGTGCACAGTGCTTCGACACCAACAATGCATGAGTCGGTGCTGGGAAAGGACCCCAAGGAGTCCCTGCACCACCACAGCTCCACCCATACATAatcttctctgaggccctggtCTCAGTCCCCGATGCCCCAGAAAAAGAGAACCCCAGAGAGGGGTTGCTGTCCTCGTTCCAAGCCCAAGGAGCCTGCATCAGGGAGACCCAAACTGAGCCATGTCACCTCGGCCCCTGTGCCTCCCAGGGTCTCATTGACTCCTGCCCCCTCAGGAGTCCAGTCGAGTCTGAACCCTCACCACGCTCCAGACTGGCATGGTGGAGAGCTCCATCTCTCCTCTATACTAGAGGCATTTGTGGCACCTCAGGACCTTGTGCACCTCGTGACATTGTCCTCCCGACAGATGCAAGACAAGTTGCCCATGACTGCTCAGCCCCCAATTCTGTCAAGGGGCAAGCCAGCTATGATGGTGCACCGATATCCATCTCCAGCGTGCCTTTCCTCAGCACAGTCCATCCATGTGGGGGAACTGCACTGGTCCTCCAGTTCCTGGCACCGCTCGCTGGCACCACAGAACACCACTCctccatgtatcagaggggtagctgtgttagtctggatctgtaaaagcagcaaagagtcctgtggcaccttatagactaacagacgttttggagcatgagctttcgtgggtgaatacccacctcctcagatgcatctgaggaggtgggtattcacccacgaaagctcatgctccaaaacgtctgttagtatataaggtgccacaggacactcctCCGTGGTCGTCCTCAGAGTCAGAATCCTACCACTCCAATAGGACCAGGAACAGAAGGTTCAAGTCCTGGCGTGACTGCCAGCCCTATCCAGTGCCATGGCCACTGCAGTGGCAACTCCCGACTCTGgcccttctggacaccctggacTTGTCAGCAGGGCCAGGGACAGAACCAGGGCTCAAGGTCCAGATCCATGTCCTTCATCTCTCCACAGGCACTGctggcaccaccagcagcagtgccactGAGACCCTTCCCTTCACTCTCACTGGCACTGGCGACCTCAGTGCCAACAATCTCAATTCCAGCggtcccagcactgcaggtggcTGATGTGGCAGCATAGCAATACTGGGTGCCATGTGACCCTTTGGGTGCTGAGGGGAGTGAGCAGGGCCCATTGTCAGGGCTCTCCTCCTCATTATCTCCAGATCAGACTGTGGCAGGGACATTGATAGCCCTGGCCCTGGAGGACAATAGGGTCCTACAACAGCTGCTGCAACGGATGGCCCAGAACTTGGGGATCTGGGCAGAGGAGATGGTAGAGGATGCTGACCCTATGGTTGACATCCTTGCTGCTCCATGCACTATGCAATCACCCcacaggccagagatgatgcagcctttggaagAGCAGTGCTCCAATCAGTGGATGACTCAGACCTTGCCTCCTGAACTTGGGGGTTGTGAGTCACCTGATTTGAagttgacatgaacaagcacttgaaggaaaaaacagttactccccttcttgtaactgttctttgagatgggtattggaatggacatgaacaccacaccctcctacccctctgtcagagtagctggctAGAAGGACCTGAGAGGGTGGTGGGTCAGCAGTGCGCTATATTGAGCGCCATGTAGGTGTGACTCTGGGGGTGCCTAGGCCAACCCGATGGATGCTGCTAGTGGAAAAGTTTTCCAGTTGCCATGCATGCGTGCACctgtttggaatggacatgaacaacagttatgagaaagtGAGTgaccatttttgttgttgttgctaagTGTCAGAGCAATTTTTGGGTGAATTTCAGCCACCTGCTAAGGCTGTGGGAGGAGTCTCCACCCCAGTACAAGGAGAGGGAGATTAAAACACTCATTTGTTATAGTGAATCCCTACCACAGGAAAGTTGCTAAAGAAATGTAAAGTATATTACTCCCTGCTTAGCTTTGAACACTATTGGTATTATAAGAGAGGTAGATGATCTGAGCTATACTTAAAGGTACCTGTGTGGCCACGGGCAATTCACTTAATATCTCCACCAGTGGTTTCCTTATCTGGTAAATGAGAATAACCTCTACCTCACAGGGGAGttttgacaaactttttttttatttgtaaagtgctttgagatgatcCAAAGACAACTGCTGTGAAAAAGCAGAAtagtatagtagaacctcagagttatgaataatctccattcctgaggtgttcataactctgaaatgttcataactcagaACATGGTGGTTTATTGAAacatttacaactgaacattgattaatacagctttgaaactgtaCTATGCAGatggaaaatgctgcttttaagcaTCTTAATTTAAAGATAAAACCAAGTTTTTTTTTACCTCATCACTTTTTtataactttccctttatttttaatattttatgcttAACATGGTACTGTATTGCTTTTTTGTTGCTGCTtcttgattgcatacttctggttcaaaatgaggTATGTGATTAACCAGTCAGTTGGTAACTCtggtatttgtaactctgaggttctagtgGCTTTGATCAAATGTTCCTCTTGTTTATATAATAACTGGTAGCTAAAACATCTGCAAACTTAACATTCACCAAGTACAATTCTTGGAAAATGCatgtgttttggggggcagagttaaggttctggtggaaattttttaatttttgatgttCCTCTGGGTTTCGTGCAATTCAGAACGCCTTAATTTATCCTACATTTAATATAGTTTGTTTTAGTGTCTATCTGCAAATGATTAAAGTAGCATTTCTTTTCAACAGGTCTGGGTCCTTGATGATAAACCTCAATACATGTAAATCCTAttatgggggcaggagaggggagaaaaacaTTCTTAATGGGTAAACCAGACTCACAGGCCTGTTTCTGCTCTCCTATAATTGATAACAGTGAATAATACTTGGCCACCTATTCTGTGTGTTAACTTTCTTCCATCAAATTTAACATGAAAAGTTTGTCTACAGCACAGAAATGCCACTGAGTTTTAGCTAGAACAAGCTTGGACTGTGGaagggagaggggtgtgtgtaaaCTGCACCTACCTGTCTCCTTTCTACCTCAGCTGATGCTGTTTTGAGGGTTCCTAGTTCTGAAAACGATAGTTGCCAGTATGTACAGAATTTTTTACCTGGACTAGCTGAATTGTGTGACTTTCTTCCTCACAAAGAGGCAAGTCAGCTCTCAGGACCAAGAGTGCTAGGTGAAGGCCCTCATCTCCAAAGTGCTGTGCCAGAGCTGCCTTCACCACTTGCTGCACCTCTTCTTTGCTCAGGCTGCTGTGAGGATACCCTGGAGTGTCCATCACGTGAACCCGCAGGGCTAGCTCATGGCCATTTCGGCGTGTGAAGCCTGAGATGCGGCAGCTGCATCCGAGACTGCAGCCTGTGGTCACGGATCTTGGGGATAGATGGCTGTCAAAGTCAAAGCTGCCCAGAAGGCTATTCCCAGAAGCACTTTTTCCACTCTGCGTCCTTCCAACCAAGAGAAGATTGATGGTCATCTCATCAGTATCAGACATTGTATCTGCCTTTGTCCACACACCTGTTTCAGCAAATCCATAATAAATATTAACAGCTGTTTTAGCTGGGTGATACCTAAGCAACTTTCAGAAATAACCAGTAAACCATAAAAACTGCCTCTTGCAGCACTTTGACCTGCTCTGACTGAAGCACTTTGGCACTTGACTTTGCACACTGCCCATTAGAGAAGTACCTGTGGCTGACTCCAAGGAGCATTCCTCTGTATCCAGTGTTCACCCTCACTATCCACAAATAAAGAACCCCGATTTGAGGTGCCATAGCAATTGTCCCACATCAGCAGATCTCCCATGTCAAGAGAATTCAGAGAATCAAGAAGAACCAAGAGGGAGTTGAGAAACTAAGGAGGACAACTGTCCAATGTAGGGGAAACAATCCAGCTGAGGAGAGAAcaatgggggaggaggtgggagagcCCCTACAGAGGAGAAGAATAGGTTCTGTAAGTCCCAAATGGCTGTGTTTTGTGAGTTAAGCTTACATCTAGCCCTAGAAATCTGATGGCATGACGGAAGCAGCTCAAACCCCACAAAACATGGAGGACAACTTGGGGAGCTGTCCTTCACCACATGGGTAGCTCACATGCTGTTCCAGCAGCCACCCTCCAATTTCTGGGCTCTGTCTTCACCTTAGTCTCCCCTCTGTCAAACAGCTGTTGGAGTTACTCACTTGAGCAGTACCACAGGTTAGTGTTGTCTCAAAATTGTCAATAAAAGGGGATTCAGAAGGGGTTCCTGTTCCAGAACACGTGCTCTCTGCCTCTTTCCAAGGTGATGCTGGCATAGCAACATCTGCCGTGGCCAACATTCTAGACTTTTCAGGTTGGAACTCCAGAAATTTTGTCTAATCCAGTTTAGTGAGGCAAAgtaggtaaggtaatatcttttattggaccaactctgttggtgagagacaagcgggttttttttttcctccctcttttcTTTGCTGGTGTCGGTATGTTCCAGAGTTTTTAATGTATGGGTGGTGATGGTCTAAGTTTTTCATGTTAACAGGctacttcatcttgaatggtcccttgaaatgtgttaactacagtaactcctcttttataattatgttcctgaaaaatgttacttttatAGGAAAATTGATTTCActtagaattaatgtaaataggggagcTTAGGTTTCAGGGAAATCTTTTTTTCACTAGACAAGACGTCATATACCTAAGCAGTATAAGTTTGTTAAATTTAACACTGTAATCAcaaatgatgattgtgaagcttgattgaggCAGGGGCATAGTGGGGTTGGAGCTTGAAGACTTGACTCGCTTCGCCTGCCCTGCGCTCCTGCTGAGGAGTGGAGTCGAGGGCTTGTCCACTCCTCGGCTGG
This sequence is a window from Gopherus evgoodei ecotype Sinaloan lineage chromosome 5, rGopEvg1_v1.p, whole genome shotgun sequence. Protein-coding genes within it:
- the GIMD1 gene encoding GTPase IMAP family member GIMD1 translates to MSDTDEMTINLLLVGRTQSGKSASGNSLLGSFDFDSHLSPRSVTTGCSLGCSCRISGFTRRNGHELALRVHVMDTPGYPHSSLSKEEVQQVVKAALAQHFGDEGLHLALLVLRADLPLCEEESHTIQLVQELLGPTWKNFTAILFTHADKVKEAGLNGDEYLHIASDTLLNLLSSIQQRYIFVDNQANTLQEERKTILRKIMEFIRQNSYQVLLVK